One genomic window of Desulfuromonas sp. AOP6 includes the following:
- a CDS encoding pyrimidine/purine nucleoside phosphorylase, whose protein sequence is MSYQAPQSFTEVTVTCKANIYFDGKVVSHSILLADGRKKTLGLVYPGHYTFNTEAPEKMEIIAGSCRVRIGGQGDWIGFSAGTWFDVPGHSSFDIEVADGITEYVCSFV, encoded by the coding sequence ATGAGTTACCAGGCACCCCAAAGCTTCACCGAAGTCACCGTGACCTGCAAGGCCAACATTTACTTTGACGGCAAGGTGGTCAGCCACAGCATCCTGCTGGCCGACGGCCGCAAGAAGACCCTCGGGCTGGTCTATCCCGGCCATTACACCTTCAACACCGAGGCCCCCGAGAAGATGGAAATCATCGCTGGCAGCTGCCGCGTCCGCATCGGCGGCCAAGGTGACTGGATCGGTTTCAGCGCCGGCACCTGGTTCGATGTGCCCGGTCATTCGTCCTTTGACATCGAAGTCGCCGATGGCATCACCGAGTACGTCTGCTCTTTTGTTTAG
- a CDS encoding SDR family oxidoreductase, protein MAKTILITGATSGFGEACARRFATEGWQLILTGRRRERLQALEQELGAAVSRTLVLDVRQRQAVQEALGDLPAVDVLLNNAGLALGLEPAWEVDLDDWETMVDTNIKGVMYCTRTVLPAMVARNGGHVINIGSTAGSWPYPGGNVYGSTKAFVEQFSRNLRADLLGSRVRVTYLAPGMAETEFSQVRFKGDGERAAGVYADTEPLRPEDIADIIWYVANVPAHVNINALEVMSVYQSWGHLAVHRQR, encoded by the coding sequence ATGGCCAAAACGATTCTCATTACCGGCGCCACCTCGGGATTCGGAGAAGCCTGCGCGCGCCGCTTCGCCACCGAAGGCTGGCAGCTCATCCTCACCGGCCGCCGCCGCGAGCGCCTGCAGGCGCTGGAGCAGGAGCTGGGCGCCGCCGTCAGCCGCACCCTGGTCCTCGACGTGCGCCAGCGCCAGGCCGTGCAGGAGGCTCTGGGGGATTTGCCCGCCGTCGACGTGCTACTCAACAACGCCGGCCTTGCCCTCGGTCTGGAGCCGGCCTGGGAGGTTGATCTCGACGACTGGGAGACCATGGTCGATACCAACATCAAGGGAGTCATGTACTGCACCCGCACAGTACTGCCGGCCATGGTCGCCCGCAATGGCGGCCATGTCATCAATATCGGCTCCACCGCCGGAAGCTGGCCCTATCCCGGCGGCAACGTCTACGGGTCGACCAAGGCCTTTGTCGAGCAGTTCAGCCGCAATCTGCGCGCCGACCTGCTCGGCAGCCGGGTCCGCGTCACCTATCTGGCCCCTGGCATGGCGGAGACGGAGTTCTCCCAGGTTCGCTTCAAGGGGGACGGTGAGCGCGCCGCCGGCGTCTATGCCGACACAGAGCCCCTACGGCCGGAGGATATCGCCGACATTATCTGGTATGTGGCCAACGTCCCTGCTCATGTCAACATCAACGCCCTCGAGGTCATGTCGGTCTACCAGTCCTGGGGGCATCTGGCGGTGCATCGCCAGCGCTGA
- a CDS encoding GMP reductase codes for MRVETDIKLGFKDVLIRPKRSNLKSRAQVELNRTYTFLHSGKTWTGIPVIAANMDTVGTFEAAEVLAGFGLLTAIHKHYSLEEWAVWLQGRADDIYEHILVSTGTSEEEFDKLTQILTNHPKLEFICIDVANGYAEAFVDFVRRVRAAWPEKTIVAGNVVTGEMVEELLLSGADIVKVGIGPGSVCTTRVKTGVGYPQLSAVIECADAAHGLGGRIISDGGCVCAGDVAKAFGGGADFVMLGGMFAGHDESGGQIVERGGQAFKLFYGMSSATAMEKHAGGVAHYRASEGKTVEVPYRGPLAETVKDVLGGVRSACTYVGAAALKELTKRTTFIRVLEQENQKFSD; via the coding sequence ATGCGCGTAGAGACCGATATCAAGCTGGGCTTCAAGGATGTGCTCATCCGTCCCAAACGCTCCAACCTCAAGAGCCGCGCCCAGGTGGAGCTGAACCGCACCTACACCTTTCTGCACAGCGGCAAAACCTGGACGGGGATACCCGTCATCGCCGCCAACATGGACACGGTGGGGACTTTCGAAGCGGCGGAAGTGCTGGCCGGTTTCGGCCTGCTCACCGCGATTCACAAGCATTACAGCCTGGAGGAATGGGCGGTCTGGCTGCAGGGAAGGGCCGACGATATCTATGAACATATCCTGGTCAGCACCGGTACCTCCGAGGAGGAATTCGACAAGCTCACCCAAATTCTGACCAACCACCCCAAACTCGAATTCATCTGCATCGACGTGGCCAACGGCTACGCCGAGGCCTTCGTCGATTTCGTCCGCCGCGTGCGTGCAGCCTGGCCCGAGAAGACCATCGTCGCCGGCAATGTGGTGACGGGGGAGATGGTGGAAGAGCTGCTGCTGTCGGGGGCCGACATCGTCAAGGTCGGTATCGGCCCCGGCTCGGTCTGCACCACCCGGGTGAAGACCGGTGTCGGCTACCCCCAACTTTCCGCCGTCATCGAATGCGCCGATGCGGCCCACGGCCTCGGCGGGCGCATCATCTCCGACGGCGGCTGTGTTTGTGCCGGTGACGTCGCCAAGGCCTTCGGCGGTGGGGCCGACTTCGTCATGCTCGGCGGCATGTTCGCCGGCCACGACGAGAGCGGCGGCCAAATTGTCGAACGCGGTGGCCAGGCCTTCAAGCTCTTCTACGGCATGAGTTCGGCCACGGCCATGGAGAAACACGCCGGCGGCGTCGCCCACTACCGCGCTTCCGAAGGCAAGACGGTGGAAGTCCCTTATCGTGGTCCTCTCGCCGAGACGGTCAAGGACGTCCTCGGCGGCGTACGCTCCGCCTGCACCTATGTCGGTGCCGCCGCCCTCAAGGAGCTCACCAAGCGCACCACCTTCATTCGCGTATTGGAGCAGGAAAATCAGAAATTTTCCGACTAA
- a CDS encoding peptidylprolyl isomerase, with product MAQAKKGDRVRIDFTGTLEDGTIFDSTLDSGDCETGHCDTDDCGDEGCGCEAGPLELVIGEGEFFEQIEEALIGMAPGEKKTLTIPSDDAFGDYDESKVFAVPREQIPDDMQPEVGEELVLTDEEDEAIGVTVVEVADDSVTFDANHPLAGEDLTYEFTLVEIL from the coding sequence ATGGCACAGGCCAAAAAAGGCGATCGGGTCCGCATCGATTTTACCGGCACCCTGGAAGACGGCACCATTTTCGACAGCACCCTGGATAGCGGCGACTGCGAAACCGGCCACTGCGATACGGACGACTGCGGCGACGAGGGCTGCGGCTGCGAGGCGGGACCCCTGGAGCTGGTCATCGGCGAGGGGGAGTTCTTTGAGCAGATCGAAGAGGCTCTCATCGGCATGGCGCCGGGGGAGAAGAAGACCCTGACCATCCCTTCGGATGACGCTTTCGGCGATTACGACGAGAGCAAGGTCTTCGCGGTTCCCCGCGAACAGATTCCCGACGACATGCAGCCCGAGGTCGGTGAAGAGCTGGTCCTCACCGACGAGGAAGACGAGGCCATCGGGGTGACGGTGGTCGAGGTGGCGGACGACAGCGTCACCTTCGACGCCAACCATCCCTTGGCGGGCGAAGATCTCACCTACGAATTCACCCTGGTCGAGATTCTCTAG
- a CDS encoding ABC-F family ATP-binding cassette domain-containing protein: MIHLTNINKQHGTQILFQNASFQILPGTRSGLVGPNGAGKSTIFRLITGEEEADSGEISCSKKTVIGYFSQDVGEMSGRSALAEVMAASARTVALGEEIKAMEAAMCEPMADDALAELLERYGDAQEEFEHRGGYDLEARAQAVLTGLGIGPDDYNRPVEDFSGGWKMRIALARILTLNPDVLLLDEPTNHLDVESIVWLENWLSTDFKGAVLMTSHDRDFMNRLVSRIIEVSNRTVTTYGGNYDFYLREREIRREQLLASHRRQQEMLAKEEDFIARFAARASHAAQVQSRVKKLEKIERIELPPEQRTVRFEFAEPPRSGDDVVKIDSLAKRWPLPDGGEKSVFGGVSGLIRRQEKIAVVGVNGAGKSTFLKVLAGQTEPSEGSVTLGASVHLGYFSQHAMDVLDPRRTVFETVQEAIPMASIGVVRNLCAAFLFSGDDVDKRIEKLSGGEKSRVVLATLLARPINFLVLDEPTNHLDIQSREVLLEALQKFAGTVVLVSHDRHFLRSLVNRVFEVDHGDMRVYEGDYEYYLRKSGQENRAA, from the coding sequence ATGATTCACCTGACCAACATCAACAAACAGCATGGCACCCAGATCCTCTTCCAGAACGCCAGCTTTCAGATCCTGCCCGGCACCCGCAGCGGCCTCGTCGGCCCCAACGGCGCCGGTAAGTCCACCATTTTCCGCCTCATCACCGGCGAGGAAGAGGCCGACAGCGGCGAGATCTCCTGCTCGAAAAAGACGGTGATCGGCTACTTTTCCCAGGATGTCGGTGAGATGTCCGGCCGCAGCGCCCTGGCCGAGGTCATGGCGGCTTCCGCCCGCACCGTGGCCCTCGGCGAGGAGATCAAGGCCATGGAGGCGGCCATGTGCGAACCCATGGCCGATGATGCCCTGGCCGAGTTGCTGGAACGCTACGGCGATGCCCAGGAAGAGTTCGAGCATCGCGGCGGCTACGACCTCGAAGCCCGCGCCCAGGCGGTGCTCACGGGCCTTGGCATTGGGCCCGACGACTACAATCGCCCGGTGGAGGATTTCAGCGGCGGCTGGAAAATGCGCATCGCTCTGGCCCGCATCCTCACCCTCAACCCTGACGTGCTGCTCCTTGACGAGCCGACCAACCACCTCGACGTCGAGTCCATCGTCTGGCTGGAAAACTGGCTGTCCACCGACTTCAAGGGAGCGGTGCTCATGACCAGCCACGACCGCGACTTCATGAACCGCTTGGTCAGTCGCATCATCGAAGTGTCCAACCGCACGGTGACGACCTACGGCGGCAATTACGATTTTTACCTGCGCGAGCGCGAAATCCGCCGCGAGCAGCTGCTGGCCAGCCACCGTCGCCAGCAGGAGATGCTGGCCAAGGAAGAGGATTTCATCGCCCGCTTCGCTGCCCGCGCCTCCCACGCCGCCCAGGTGCAGTCGCGCGTGAAGAAGCTGGAGAAGATCGAGCGCATTGAGCTGCCGCCAGAACAGCGCACCGTGCGCTTCGAATTCGCTGAGCCGCCGCGCAGCGGTGACGACGTGGTGAAGATCGACAGTCTGGCCAAGCGCTGGCCCCTGCCCGACGGCGGCGAGAAGTCGGTCTTCGGCGGCGTTTCCGGTCTCATCCGTCGTCAGGAGAAGATTGCTGTGGTCGGGGTCAACGGCGCCGGCAAGTCGACCTTTCTCAAGGTGCTGGCCGGGCAGACGGAACCGAGCGAGGGGAGCGTCACCCTGGGGGCCAGCGTCCACCTGGGCTATTTCAGCCAGCACGCCATGGACGTCCTTGACCCCAGGCGCACCGTCTTCGAAACGGTGCAGGAAGCCATCCCCATGGCCTCTATCGGCGTGGTGCGCAACCTCTGCGCCGCCTTTCTGTTCAGCGGCGACGACGTCGACAAGCGCATCGAAAAGCTCTCCGGCGGCGAGAAGAGCCGCGTGGTGCTGGCCACTTTGCTGGCGCGGCCCATCAATTTTCTCGTTCTCGACGAGCCGACCAACCATCTCGACATCCAGTCCCGCGAGGTGCTGCTGGAAGCCCTGCAGAAGTTCGCCGGCACCGTCGTGCTGGTCAGCCACGACCGCCACTTCCTGCGCAGCCTCGTCAATCGGGTCTTCGAGGTCGATCATGGCGACATGCGGGTCTACGAGGGCGATTATGAATATTACCTGCGCAAGAGCGGGCAGGAGAACCGCGCGGCCTAG
- a CDS encoding YbfB/YjiJ family MFS transporter, protein MNQPKTSLPFHYAWVIVLCGGLTIFSCLGLARFAFGMLLPAMKAGLALGYDQMGYVSTGNFAGYLVSVALAPLLLRLARPRVLIAGSLLLIALCMVGISQAESFLPLLVFYTLVGMGGGFANIPSVLLISHWFRRERRGRAAGLMIMGNGAAIIFAGFLIPNLNASLGMQGWRTGWLILAAITLGAAVCTAMLVRNEPADLGLEPLGARQSLEPAAVADHSPPGSGRSLLLLGVLYLIFGATYMVYGTFIVTAMVSEFGLAEARAGLFWSWVGFFSLFSGVGFGALSDRLGRKTGLMLVFVIQSLAYLLAGSSLGEGALVASVILYGISTFAIPTIMAAAVGDLLGLSRAAAGFSLITVFFAVGQTLGPASAGVLAETSGTFTTAFLLSGGLTGMAVLLASFLSMRDGER, encoded by the coding sequence ATGAATCAACCCAAGACATCCCTGCCCTTTCATTACGCCTGGGTCATCGTCCTCTGCGGCGGTCTGACCATCTTCTCCTGCCTGGGCCTGGCCCGCTTCGCCTTCGGTATGCTACTGCCCGCCATGAAGGCCGGCCTCGCTCTCGGCTACGACCAGATGGGCTACGTCAGTACCGGCAACTTCGCCGGTTACCTGGTCTCGGTGGCTCTGGCGCCCCTGTTGCTGCGCCTGGCCCGGCCCCGCGTGCTCATCGCCGGCAGTCTGCTGCTGATCGCCCTGTGCATGGTCGGCATCAGCCAGGCTGAGAGTTTCCTGCCCCTGCTCGTCTTTTATACACTGGTCGGCATGGGAGGCGGCTTCGCCAATATCCCGTCGGTACTGCTCATCTCCCACTGGTTCCGCCGCGAACGGCGTGGCCGTGCCGCCGGCCTCATGATCATGGGCAACGGCGCCGCCATCATCTTCGCCGGCTTTCTGATCCCCAACCTCAATGCGAGTCTGGGCATGCAGGGTTGGCGCACGGGCTGGCTCATTCTGGCGGCGATCACCCTGGGGGCGGCGGTCTGCACGGCGATGCTGGTGCGCAACGAGCCGGCCGACCTGGGCCTGGAGCCGCTGGGAGCCAGGCAGTCCCTCGAACCCGCCGCCGTCGCCGACCATTCGCCGCCGGGAAGCGGCCGCAGCCTGCTGCTGCTCGGCGTGCTCTATCTCATCTTCGGCGCCACCTACATGGTCTACGGCACCTTTATCGTCACGGCCATGGTCAGCGAATTCGGCCTCGCCGAGGCCCGCGCCGGCCTGTTCTGGTCCTGGGTCGGCTTTTTCAGCCTCTTCTCCGGCGTGGGCTTCGGGGCGCTGTCCGACCGCCTCGGCCGCAAGACCGGGCTCATGCTCGTCTTCGTCATTCAGAGTCTGGCTTACCTTTTGGCCGGCTCTTCCCTGGGTGAAGGGGCCCTGGTGGCTTCCGTCATCCTCTACGGAATCTCCACCTTTGCCATTCCGACTATTATGGCCGCCGCCGTCGGCGACCTCCTGGGACTGTCACGGGCGGCCGCCGGCTTCTCCCTTATCACCGTCTTTTTCGCCGTCGGCCAGACCCTCGGTCCGGCGAGCGCCGGCGTGCTGGCCGAAACCAGCGGTACCTTCACCACGGCTTTTCTGCTATCGGGGGGACTCACGGGCATGGCTGTACTGCTGGCCTCGTTTCTGTCGATGCGGGATGGGGAGCGTTGA
- a CDS encoding 4Fe-4S ferredoxin: MANQIRDPGERQTWIQQAVVDFWTGSPRNTLGPDSDEKAWDEPLLAFSRGDDPLYGRIKADLGDFYWTPADAFRLAFPAEPAAAGDLTVITWVLPQTAATKQEQRLEKTLPGRRWSRSRFYGEQFNCDLRLHLAGRLTEAGIAAVAPERLPEFGYRRSKTFGLASNWSERHAAFIAGLGTFGLSDGLITPRGKAVRIGSVVARIDLPATPRPYQNHQQWCLWYAKGTCGVCIKRCPADAIGSKGHDKDRCHDYIRAVTAPHARQHYGVEATPCGLCQCAVPCESRNPTKT; encoded by the coding sequence ATGGCAAATCAAATCAGGGATCCCGGTGAGCGCCAGACCTGGATTCAGCAGGCCGTGGTCGATTTCTGGACTGGCAGCCCGCGCAATACCCTGGGCCCCGACAGCGACGAGAAAGCCTGGGACGAGCCGCTGCTGGCCTTTTCCCGCGGCGACGACCCCCTCTATGGCCGGATCAAGGCCGATCTCGGCGACTTCTACTGGACGCCTGCGGACGCTTTCCGGCTGGCCTTCCCCGCTGAACCTGCCGCGGCTGGCGACCTGACGGTGATCACCTGGGTGCTGCCGCAGACGGCAGCCACCAAACAGGAGCAGCGTCTGGAAAAGACCCTCCCCGGCCGGCGCTGGTCGCGCTCGCGTTTTTACGGGGAACAGTTCAACTGCGACCTGCGCCTGCATCTGGCCGGTCGGCTGACGGAAGCCGGCATTGCCGCCGTCGCCCCCGAGCGTCTGCCGGAATTCGGCTACCGCCGCTCAAAAACCTTCGGCCTGGCCTCCAACTGGTCGGAGCGCCACGCCGCCTTTATCGCCGGGCTGGGCACCTTCGGCCTCAGCGACGGTCTCATCACTCCGCGCGGCAAGGCGGTACGCATCGGCAGCGTTGTCGCCCGCATCGACCTGCCAGCGACACCGCGCCCCTATCAGAACCATCAGCAGTGGTGTCTGTGGTACGCCAAGGGAACCTGCGGGGTCTGCATCAAGCGCTGCCCGGCCGACGCCATAGGCAGCAAGGGGCATGATAAGGATCGGTGTCACGACTACATCCGCGCCGTGACCGCTCCTCACGCCCGCCAGCATTACGGCGTCGAGGCCACCCCCTGCGGCCTGTGCCAGTGCGCCGTTCCCTGCGAGTCACGCAATCCGACGAAAACCTGA
- a CDS encoding serine/threonine protein kinase — protein MTENQPPFQSLTPSFIMDAIESQGYVCDCRTLALNSYENRVYQVGIEEGQPLIAKFYRPERWTDAQIGEEHQFCFELREHELPVVAPLCNEAGESLFHYGGFRFALYARQGGHAPEFDDLDNLLIMGRLLGRLHRIGAIRPFVHRPHLDGQSFGHDSVALISEHFIPPEYKANYDALTTDLLQGVDDVTATVTARAIRVHGDCHAGNILWRNDAPHLVDLDDARMAPAVQDIWMMLSGDRSRQQVQLAEILDGYQEFYDFHPAELRLIEALRSLRILHFTAWLARRWDDPTFPRHFSWFNTPRYWGEHILQLREQIAALVEPPLQAP, from the coding sequence ATGACCGAGAACCAGCCCCCCTTCCAGAGCCTGACCCCCAGCTTCATCATGGACGCCATCGAAAGCCAGGGCTACGTCTGCGACTGCCGCACCCTGGCCCTGAACAGCTACGAGAACCGCGTCTACCAGGTGGGCATCGAGGAAGGCCAGCCGCTCATCGCCAAGTTCTACCGCCCCGAACGCTGGACCGATGCCCAGATTGGCGAAGAGCACCAGTTCTGCTTCGAGCTGCGGGAGCACGAGCTGCCCGTCGTCGCCCCCCTGTGCAACGAGGCGGGGGAGAGCCTCTTTCACTACGGTGGCTTCCGCTTCGCCCTCTATGCACGCCAGGGGGGACACGCTCCCGAGTTCGACGATCTGGACAACCTGCTCATCATGGGGCGCCTGCTCGGTCGCCTGCACCGCATCGGCGCCATCCGCCCCTTTGTTCACCGGCCTCATCTCGACGGCCAGAGCTTCGGCCACGACAGCGTCGCCCTCATCAGCGAGCACTTCATCCCGCCCGAGTATAAGGCCAACTACGACGCCCTCACGACGGATCTGCTGCAGGGCGTCGACGACGTGACGGCGACGGTGACGGCCCGCGCCATCCGCGTGCATGGCGACTGTCATGCCGGCAATATTCTCTGGCGCAACGACGCTCCTCATCTGGTCGATCTGGACGACGCCCGCATGGCCCCGGCCGTGCAGGATATCTGGATGATGCTCTCAGGTGACCGTTCCCGTCAGCAGGTGCAGCTGGCGGAGATCCTCGACGGCTATCAGGAGTTCTACGATTTTCACCCGGCCGAGCTGCGCCTGATCGAGGCTTTGCGCAGCCTGCGCATCCTGCACTTCACCGCCTGGCTGGCCCGCCGCTGGGACGACCCCACCTTTCCCCGCCATTTTTCCTGGTTCAACACCCCCCGCTACTGGGGCGAGCACATCCTCCAGCTGCGCGAGCAGATCGCCGCTCTGGTCGAGCCCCCCCTGCAGGCGCCCTGA
- the queF gene encoding NADPH-dependent 7-cyano-7-deazaguanine reductase QueF (Catalyzes the NADPH-dependent reduction of 7-cyano-7-deazaguanine (preQ0) to 7-aminomethyl-7-deazaguanine (preQ1) in queuosine biosynthesis), with product MTDFDASLPLGRTTEYKSEYDAGLLCAVPRSLKRLELGLERALPFQGVDIWNAFELSWLQPGGKPVVAMGEFRFPCHSPNIVESKSFKLYLNSFNQTRFASFAEVEQVLAEDLGRVAGAPVQVRLIGSERFGEERLFALPGRCIDGIDIAVSQYQLEAELLTGAADAADVVEEELHSHLLKSNCLVTWQPDWASVLIRYRGGRIDPAALLRYLISFRQHNEFHEQCVERIFADLMRFCRPERLTVYARYTRRGGLDINPFRSNFENTVENLRLARQ from the coding sequence ATGACTGATTTTGACGCTTCCCTGCCTCTGGGCAGGACCACCGAGTACAAATCCGAATACGATGCCGGCCTGCTCTGTGCCGTGCCGCGCAGCCTCAAGCGCCTGGAGCTAGGACTGGAGCGGGCGCTTCCCTTTCAGGGGGTGGACATCTGGAACGCCTTCGAGCTCTCCTGGCTGCAGCCCGGCGGCAAGCCGGTGGTGGCCATGGGGGAGTTCCGCTTCCCCTGCCATTCGCCAAACATCGTCGAATCCAAGTCCTTCAAGCTCTACCTCAACTCCTTCAACCAGACCCGCTTTGCCAGCTTCGCCGAGGTGGAGCAGGTGCTGGCCGAGGATCTCGGCCGCGTGGCCGGGGCGCCGGTGCAGGTGCGCCTCATCGGCAGCGAGCGCTTCGGCGAGGAGCGCCTCTTCGCCCTGCCGGGACGCTGTATCGATGGGATCGATATCGCGGTCAGCCAGTACCAGCTGGAGGCCGAGCTGCTGACCGGGGCGGCCGACGCGGCGGATGTCGTCGAGGAAGAGCTGCACAGCCATCTGCTCAAAAGCAACTGCCTCGTCACCTGGCAGCCCGACTGGGCCAGCGTGCTCATCCGCTATCGTGGTGGTCGTATCGATCCCGCCGCTCTGCTGCGCTACCTCATCTCCTTCCGCCAGCACAACGAATTCCACGAGCAGTGCGTCGAGCGCATCTTCGCCGACCTCATGCGTTTCTGCCGGCCGGAGCGGCTTACCGTCTACGCGCGCTACACCCGTCGCGGCGGCCTCGACATCAATCCCTTCCGCAGCAATTTCGAGAACACGGTGGAGAACCTGCGGCTGGCCCGTCAGTAG
- a CDS encoding S1-like domain-containing RNA-binding protein — protein sequence MFEIGRIQNLKIHRLDEEGAWLGEESQPVLLPIREVPADASVGAVYPVFVTLDAAEKPVATLNLPKAQVGEFALLKVKDVTRHGAFLDWGMPKDLLAPYSEQPERMRTGHKYLVKVCLDNRGRVVATARLDECLEPEIKNLKEGDNVELILWQYTDLGAKVIVNGLYGALLYKDELRSGLKRGDRLQGYVKTIRPDGKLDVTLRQSGIEGIEDARKTLLAALQKEGFLPLHDKSPSWEIQKRLGMSKKVFKKAVGGLYKEKRVELSEDGVRLKSN from the coding sequence ATGTTTGAAATTGGCCGCATTCAAAACCTGAAAATCCATCGTCTCGATGAAGAGGGCGCCTGGCTGGGGGAGGAGTCCCAACCGGTGCTGCTGCCCATCCGTGAAGTCCCGGCCGACGCCAGCGTCGGGGCGGTCTATCCTGTCTTCGTCACTCTCGATGCTGCGGAGAAACCCGTGGCCACCCTCAACCTGCCCAAGGCCCAGGTCGGCGAGTTTGCCCTGCTCAAGGTCAAGGACGTCACCCGGCACGGAGCCTTTCTCGACTGGGGGATGCCGAAGGATCTGCTGGCTCCCTACAGCGAGCAGCCCGAGCGCATGCGCACCGGGCACAAATACCTGGTCAAGGTCTGCCTTGACAACCGCGGCCGCGTGGTGGCTACCGCCCGTCTGGATGAATGCCTGGAGCCTGAGATCAAGAACCTTAAAGAGGGGGACAACGTCGAGCTCATTCTCTGGCAGTACACCGATCTCGGCGCCAAGGTGATCGTCAATGGCCTCTACGGGGCTCTGCTCTACAAGGACGAGCTGCGCAGCGGCCTCAAGCGTGGCGACCGCCTGCAGGGCTACGTCAAGACCATCCGCCCCGACGGCAAGCTGGATGTCACCCTGCGTCAGAGCGGTATCGAGGGGATCGAGGACGCCAGGAAAACCCTGCTTGCCGCCCTGCAGAAGGAGGGTTTCCTGCCCCTGCACGACAAGAGTCCTTCCTGGGAAATCCAGAAGCGCCTGGGAATGAGCAAGAAGGTCTTCAAAAAGGCGGTGGGTGGTCTCTATAAGGAAAAACGGGTGGAGCTGAGCGAGGACGGGGTGCGGCTGAAATCGAACTGA
- a CDS encoding MATE family efflux transporter, which translates to MNTIPSTKRQRSLRELKTLAILSGPLVAAQVSQSAMGFIDTVMAGRVGSVDLAAVAMGASIWHPLFLFMLGILMAVTPSVAQLHGGGFRREIGHHVRQALLLGLVLSLLVIPLLRHAGPVLVWMEVDPVAAPKTLAYLEAISWGMPAIAGFFVLRHFSEGLSCSKPSMIISLLALPFNATANYVLIYGKLGLPALGGPGCGWATSLTMWFMLLGMLVIVRRGQIYRPSQLFDAWPRPDWQEIGQILRLGVPIGFSLFVEASIFAVIALLIGSLGADIVAAHQICLSFSTLVFMIPMSISSAISIRVGWALGSRDLALARRAGYTGIALTGVIALCTSTLCLLFPEPVAAIYTTNPEVRRLAVELLILGALFQVSDAIQVSTSGALRGYKDTRVPMFLLIFAYWGVGLPIGYSLGLTSLWGEPMGAAGFWIGLIAGLTMAALLLSGRLVRVIRNYRRAGLDSLPPGTPVA; encoded by the coding sequence ATGAATACCATTCCCTCCACCAAACGCCAGCGCTCCCTACGGGAGCTGAAGACTCTGGCCATTCTCTCCGGCCCCCTCGTCGCCGCCCAGGTCTCTCAGTCCGCCATGGGTTTCATCGACACGGTCATGGCCGGCCGGGTCGGCTCCGTCGACCTGGCGGCAGTGGCCATGGGTGCGAGCATCTGGCACCCCCTCTTTCTCTTCATGCTCGGCATCCTCATGGCCGTCACCCCCTCCGTCGCTCAGCTGCACGGCGGCGGCTTCCGCCGGGAGATTGGCCACCACGTGCGCCAGGCCCTGCTCCTGGGCCTGGTCCTGAGTCTGCTGGTCATCCCCCTGCTGCGCCACGCCGGCCCCGTGCTTGTCTGGATGGAGGTCGACCCCGTGGCCGCGCCCAAGACCCTGGCCTACCTGGAAGCCATTTCCTGGGGGATGCCGGCCATTGCCGGCTTTTTCGTACTGCGTCACTTCAGCGAGGGCCTCTCCTGCTCGAAGCCGAGCATGATCATCAGCCTGCTGGCCCTGCCTTTTAACGCCACCGCCAACTATGTGCTTATCTACGGCAAACTCGGTCTGCCCGCCCTCGGCGGCCCGGGTTGCGGCTGGGCCACTTCGCTGACCATGTGGTTCATGCTGCTGGGCATGCTGGTCATCGTGCGCCGGGGACAGATCTACCGGCCCTCCCAGCTCTTCGACGCCTGGCCGCGCCCCGACTGGCAGGAGATCGGCCAGATTCTGCGCCTGGGGGTTCCCATCGGTTTCTCCCTTTTTGTCGAAGCCAGCATCTTCGCGGTTATCGCCCTGCTCATCGGCTCCCTCGGCGCGGACATCGTCGCCGCCCACCAGATCTGCCTGAGCTTCTCGACCCTTGTCTTCATGATCCCCATGAGCATCTCCAGCGCCATCTCCATCCGGGTGGGCTGGGCCCTGGGCAGCCGCGACCTCGCCCTCGCCCGCCGCGCCGGTTACACCGGCATCGCCCTCACCGGCGTCATCGCCCTGTGTACCTCGACCCTCTGCCTGCTCTTCCCCGAACCGGTGGCGGCCATCTACACCACCAACCCCGAGGTACGCCGCCTGGCCGTGGAGCTGCTCATCCTCGGCGCCCTCTTCCAGGTTTCCGACGCCATCCAGGTCAGCACCTCCGGCGCCCTGCGGGGCTACAAGGACACCCGGGTTCCCATGTTCCTGCTCATCTTCGCCTACTGGGGCGTCGGCCTGCCCATCGGCTACAGCCTGGGCCTCACCTCCCTGTGGGGCGAACCGATGGGAGCGGCCGGCTTCTGGATCGGCCTCATCGCCGGTCTGACCATGGCAGCGCTGCTGCTGAGCGGACGCCTGGTGCGGGTCATTCGCAACTATCGCCGCGCCGGCCTGGACTCTCTCCCTCCCGGAACCCCTGTCGCCTGA